The region GCTATGGCACGGGATGTTATGTGTACGGTGGAGAATTGCAAGTTTTGGGAGAACCGTAATTGCACGGCGAGCGCGATCGAGGTGAATGTCGACGGCGGCGGCCACAAGGCGGGCTATACCGCTGAGACGAATTGCCAGACGTT is a window of Selenomonadales bacterium 4137-cl DNA encoding:
- a CDS encoding DUF1540 domain-containing protein; the encoded protein is MARDVMCTVENCKFWENRNCTASAIEVNVDGGGHKAGYTAETNCQTFVAANKG